A window of the Hordeum vulgare subsp. vulgare chromosome 5H, MorexV3_pseudomolecules_assembly, whole genome shotgun sequence genome harbors these coding sequences:
- the LOC123398709 gene encoding probable cinnamyl alcohol dehydrogenase 8D — protein MEKGTPALGWAARDESGLLSPYSFSRRARKDEDVTIKVLFCGICHTDLHIAKNEWGNALYPIVPGHEIVGVVTDVGPGVKSFKVGDTVGVGYFVDSCRSCGTCSKGYENYCSTLVLTSNGVDYDGATTQGGFSDVLVVNQDYVLRVPESLSLAGAAPLLCAGVTVYSPMMQYGLNAPGKHLGVVGLGGLGHMAVKFGKAFGMTVTVISSSPRKREEALERLGADAFLVSQDAEQMKAAAGTMDGIIDTVSAGHPLVPLLELMKPMGQMVVVGAPSEPLALPAYAIIGGGKRLAGNGVGSVRDCQAMLDFAGKHGITADVEVVKMDYVNTAVERLEKNDVRYRFVIDVAGSQLGAAA, from the exons ATGGAGAAAGGCACGCCCGCGCTCGGTTGGGCCGCGAGAGACGAGTCCGGTCTCCTCTCCCCCTACAGCTTCTCGAGAAG GGCCCGGAAGGACGAGGATGTGACGATCAAGGTGCTCTTCTGCGGGATCTGCCACACCGACCTCCACATCGCCAAGAACGAGTGGGGCAACGCCCTCTACCCCATCGTTCCCGG GCATGAGATTGTGGGCGTCGTCACCGACGTCGGCCCTGGCGTCAAGAGCTTCAAGGTCGGGGACACGGTGGGCGTGGGCTACTTCGTTGACTCCTGCCGCTCGTGCGGCACCTGCAGCAAGGGGTACGAGAACTACTGCTCCACCCTCGTGCTCACCTCCAACGGCGTGGACTACGACGGCGCCACCACCCAGGGGGGTTTCTCAGACGTGCTCGTCGTCAACCAGGACTACGTCCTCCGCGTCCCGGAGAGCCTGTCTCTCGCCGGGGCGGCGCCGTTGCTCTGCGCCGGCGTCACGGTGTACAGCCCGATGATGCAGTACGGCCTCAACGCGCCGGGGAAGCACCTCGGAGTCGTCGGCCTCGGGGGTCTCGGCCACATGGCCGTCAAGTTCGGCAAGGCGTTCGGGATGACCGTCACCGTGATCAGCTCGTCGCCGAGGAAGCGCGAGGAGGCGCTCGAGCGCCTCGGCGCCGACGCGTTCTTGGTCAGCCAGGACGCCGAGCAAATGAAG GCTGCGGCGGGGACGATGGACGGCATCATCGACACGGTGTCGGCGGGGCACCCGCTCGTGCCACTGCTGGAgctgatgaagccgatggggcagatgGTGGTGGTCGGCGCGCCGAGCGAGCCCCTGGCGCtgccagcctacgccatcatcggaGGCGGCAAGCGCTTGGCCGGGAACGGCGTGGGCAGCGTGCGCGACTGCCAGGCGATGCTGGACTTCGCGGGGAAGCACGGCATCACCGCGGACGTCGAGGTCGTCAAGATGGACTACGTCAACACGGCGGTCGAGCGGCTGGAGAAGAACGACGTGAGGTACCGCTTCGTCATCGACGTCGCCGGCAGCCAGCTGGGCGCCGCCGCTTAG